In the genome of Methanobrevibacter sp., the window GAGTAGAGGAAAACGACCTAAATGGATGATTAACATAGCGATTGAAAGAATGAACATTCTTTTTGAGCGTGCTGAGATGGAATTCATCACCCATCCTGAGAGATCCAATCGTTATGTGGAACTTGCATTGAAATTGTCCACTAAATACAATACCAAGGTCCCTGAAAAATGGACTCGAAGGTATTGTAAGGAATGTAAGAAGTTTCTCTACCCTGGCCATAATTGCACCGTCCGGCTAGTTAACTCAGAGGTTAACATTTTTTGTGGTGAATGTGGTCATGTAATGAAAATTCCTTATCGCAAGGAAAAAAAGTTAAAAAGGAGAGCTAAATATGAGTCACACAAAAAAAGAAATGATGAATAGAGCTCTTAATGCGATGACAATTAACATTGGTAAAAGTGGCGTTAATGATAATGTTATTGAAGAAATCAAGCGCCAACTCAAGGCTAATGAGATTGTTAAACTTAAATTTGCAAAAAATATCGCTAGAAATAAAGATGATTACATAGATGAAATAGTCTCTAAGACAAGAGCGCAGCTCATTGACGTTAGAGGCCACGTTGCTGTAATCTACAAGAAAAAGCCTTAAACATTTTAAATTTAGAGTTACAGGCCCTATTTTTTAGGTCTTAAATTTACAGTGGATTAAGCTACAATTATTTAATAAAATATTGGAGAATTAATATGACTACTGTATTTGATGTACCTGCAGATTTATTAATTAAAAAAGTCGCAGAAGAATTTAAAAATAACGAAAAAATCAATTCCCCTGCATGGTCCAATTTTGTTAAAACTGGTGTTCACAAAGAAAGAAAACCAGAAAATGCTGATTGGTGGTATATAAGAACTGCTTCTATCATCAGAAGAGTTTACATGGACGGTCCTGTAGGAGTAATGAGTTTAAGAACTTTCTACGGTGGTAAAAAAGACCGTGGTGTACGTCCTGAAGTATTCAGAAAAGGAAGCGGATCCATTGTCAGAACCGCACTTCACCAACTGGAAGACGCAGGATACGTGGAAAAAGTTGAAGGTGGAAGAGTTGTTTCCCCAGCAGGAAGATCATTCTTAGATAAAATTTCTGCTGAAATCATTAAAGATATTCCTGAACTTGAAAAATATTAATTATAATTCGGAGAGTTTGATATGAGCGATTTAGATGAAATTCGTCAAAAAAGAATGGCTGAATTACAAGCTCAACAGGCTGCTATGCAAAATCAAGCACAGCAACAACAAGCTGCTGCTCAAGCACAACAGCAAGAAGCACAAAGACAACAGTTCGAGGCTCAGAAAAAACAAATTTTAGGTCAGATATTGACTCCTGAAGCTCGTACTAGATTGGGAAATCTTAGATTAACTAAACCTGAACTTGTTGAAAATATTGAACTTCAATTAATTCAATCAGCTCAAGCTGGAAGTTTAAGAGGCAAAGTCACTGACGAACAACTAAAAGTTCTTTTAAGACAAATTGCTGGTCAAAAAAGAGAAATTAAAATTACAAGGAAATAATATCGATGAAAGCTGGTGTATTGTATAGTGGTGGAAAAGATTCATCTTTCATGGCAGTCATGCTTAAAAGATTAGGTCTTGACGTTGAATTATGCACAGCCAATTTTGGCGTTTATGATTCATATATTCCGGCCAGTAAATCAGCAGCATCCTTAGGTTTTAATCATAAGGTTTTAAAATTAGATTTCGAACTTCTTGATAAAACCTGTGACATGATAATGAAGGACGGATTTCCGAATGATGGAATAAAGTTTATTCATGAAAATGTTATAGAAGAGGTCTCGGAAAAATACGATATTATTGCCGATGGGACAAGACGTGATGATAGGACTCCAAAATTAAATGTCAATCAAATAAGAAGTCTTGAAGATAGAAAAAATGTTCAATATATAAATCTGGACAGTTTCGGCCATAAGTCTGTGAAATTGATTACATCCAATTTATTTGAAATTTCTCATGAAAAGTCAAATAAGGACAATAGCTCAGATTATGAGGTTGAAATCAGGACTTTAATTGATGAGAAAGGAGGAAATTCATTAAACATATTCCCGGAACATTATCAAACTCGTGTTATTGGATATAAAGAATAATTATTATTACAGGTGAGAAAATGAGTAGAAATAAACCATTAGCTAAAAAATTAAGAATGGCAAAAGCAAACAAACAAAATAGGAGAATTCCAATCTGGGCTTATGCTAAAACTAACCGTAAACTTAGATACAGACCAAAACCTAGACATTGGAGAAGAAACAGTCTTAAATTATAAGAGGGGTTAAAATGGAAAGAGTTTACACAATTCCACTTAGAAACGTAAAAAATGTCAAAAGGACCATCAGAGCTCCTAGAGCAATCAGGGAAGTACAAAACTTCTTAACTAAACACATGAAAGCTGAAGAAGTTAAACTTGATGAGTCTATCAATCATGCAATTTGGGAAAGAGGTATTCAAAAAATACCTTCTAAAATTACTGTAAAAGCAGTTAAAGATGATGATGGTGTTGTAAAAGCTACTTTAGC includes:
- a CDS encoding ribonuclease P protein component 4 — its product is MSRGKRPKWMINIAIERMNILFERAEMEFITHPERSNRYVELALKLSTKYNTKVPEKWTRRYCKECKKFLYPGHNCTVRLVNSEVNIFCGECGHVMKIPYRKEKKLKRRAKYESHKKRNDE
- a CDS encoding YhbY family RNA-binding protein, coding for MSHTKKEMMNRALNAMTINIGKSGVNDNVIEEIKRQLKANEIVKLKFAKNIARNKDDYIDEIVSKTRAQLIDVRGHVAVIYKKKP
- a CDS encoding 30S ribosomal protein S19e, whose product is MTTVFDVPADLLIKKVAEEFKNNEKINSPAWSNFVKTGVHKERKPENADWWYIRTASIIRRVYMDGPVGVMSLRTFYGGKKDRGVRPEVFRKGSGSIVRTALHQLEDAGYVEKVEGGRVVSPAGRSFLDKISAEIIKDIPELEKY
- a CDS encoding DNA-binding protein, translating into MSDLDEIRQKRMAELQAQQAAMQNQAQQQQAAAQAQQQEAQRQQFEAQKKQILGQILTPEARTRLGNLRLTKPELVENIELQLIQSAQAGSLRGKVTDEQLKVLLRQIAGQKREIKITRK
- a CDS encoding 50S ribosomal protein L39e — encoded protein: MSRNKPLAKKLRMAKANKQNRRIPIWAYAKTNRKLRYRPKPRHWRRNSLKL
- a CDS encoding 50S ribosomal protein L31e, with the protein product MERVYTIPLRNVKNVKRTIRAPRAIREVQNFLTKHMKAEEVKLDESINHAIWERGIQKIPSKITVKAVKDDDGVVKATLAE